The Planococcus liqunii genome includes a region encoding these proteins:
- a CDS encoding CAP-associated domain-containing protein, giving the protein MHVRKVFWVILLLVLIYFARPLWEEKASEYVDLGFLDKFDETVEQVANGPTVSEALDQAKQFTGEIGGQLQSFVSESSAEMPDAVEKPDLAETESLFAVHNVTLGMGKEEAQAKVGLPLRLMRNEYGADWHSYHQNYQNYVLLSYDQNGKVNGMFTNQDLISSTKGLSMDSTKAEVREALGIPLKSLQKGNVQYILDTREEYDVFKIDSIYVTVFYDIHEQDTVTALQVVTEDLEKQRKKIYAAPDAELKEGFEFLLFELTNSARIQRNLPLLKWDETARATARKHSEDMAENRYFSHTNLAGKSPFDRMKDDGITFFVAGENLAYGQYSSIFAHEGLMNSMGHRENIVKPDFGYLGIGAAFNSDNQPYFTANFFNQ; this is encoded by the coding sequence ATGCACGTGCGAAAAGTGTTTTGGGTCATCCTGCTGCTTGTGCTGATTTATTTCGCACGGCCACTGTGGGAAGAGAAGGCAAGTGAATACGTGGACCTGGGCTTTCTGGACAAGTTTGATGAGACGGTTGAACAAGTCGCAAACGGTCCGACGGTGTCCGAAGCTTTAGATCAAGCCAAGCAGTTTACCGGCGAAATAGGCGGACAGCTGCAGTCTTTTGTCAGTGAAAGTTCTGCGGAAATGCCGGATGCTGTCGAGAAGCCGGACTTGGCCGAAACCGAATCCCTATTTGCTGTCCATAATGTCACGCTCGGCATGGGAAAAGAAGAAGCCCAGGCGAAAGTCGGCCTGCCTCTCCGGTTAATGCGGAACGAATATGGGGCCGATTGGCATAGCTACCATCAAAACTACCAGAACTATGTGCTGTTGTCGTATGACCAGAATGGCAAGGTCAATGGCATGTTCACCAATCAGGACCTGATTTCCTCAACGAAAGGGTTATCGATGGATTCCACTAAAGCGGAAGTCCGGGAAGCGCTTGGCATTCCGCTGAAGAGTCTGCAAAAAGGGAATGTCCAATACATTTTGGATACCCGCGAAGAGTACGATGTATTTAAAATTGATTCGATATATGTGACGGTATTTTATGATATTCATGAACAAGACACAGTGACAGCCCTTCAAGTTGTTACGGAAGACTTGGAAAAACAACGGAAGAAAATTTATGCCGCCCCCGATGCTGAACTGAAAGAAGGCTTTGAATTTCTGTTGTTTGAATTGACAAACTCAGCACGCATCCAGCGGAATCTTCCGCTGTTAAAGTGGGACGAAACAGCCCGCGCTACAGCCCGGAAACACAGTGAGGACATGGCGGAAAACCGGTATTTCAGCCATACCAATCTGGCTGGGAAATCGCCTTTTGACCGCATGAAAGACGATGGCATTACTTTCTTTGTAGCCGGTGAAAACCTGGCTTATGGCCAGTACAGCAGCATTTTTGCCCATGAAGGTTTGATGAATTCGATGGGGCACCGCGAAAATATTGTAAAACCGGATTTTGGCTATCTGGGAATTGGGGCAGCCTTCAATTCGGACAATCAGCCTTATTTCACCGCCAATTTTTTCAACCAATAA
- a CDS encoding AI-2E family transporter codes for MTNKLWFQTGVGIILALVIIRLFIEVQAIFDPLFIIAQTIFVPLLLGGVLFYLSRPLLRFLQKKQFPKWSIIVIILVLIILVFYLFYAMIGPIVTKQVNSLVNNAPAIIEDVEQYSQYVFDQRERLPASLEEQINQMSGQLGDWASNIGSWVLTFLGSFISGVVSLVLVPFFLIYLLLDHEKFAPFVAGFFKGERKTWIRKTLSDVDHTLQSYIQGQLFVSFLVGLMLLIGYLIIDLDYALLLALIGMVTNVIPFLGPYIAVIPAIIIAVVQDPIMAVYVAIIMLIAQQIESNLITPNVMGNALDVHPLTVITLILAAGNIAGLWGIILAIPVYAVIKTIAKNIYARRQEIRETATKEV; via the coding sequence TTGACAAACAAACTTTGGTTCCAAACGGGCGTCGGCATTATACTGGCTTTGGTCATCATCCGTCTATTCATAGAAGTCCAAGCCATATTTGACCCGTTATTCATCATTGCGCAAACTATTTTTGTGCCCCTGCTGCTTGGCGGCGTACTTTTTTATCTCAGCCGGCCGCTTCTCCGTTTTTTGCAGAAGAAGCAATTCCCGAAATGGTCAATCATTGTTATTATTTTGGTACTGATTATTTTGGTCTTTTACCTATTTTATGCAATGATCGGACCGATTGTAACGAAACAGGTCAATTCATTGGTCAACAATGCACCGGCTATCATTGAAGACGTTGAACAATACAGCCAGTACGTATTTGACCAGCGTGAACGGCTTCCCGCTTCGCTTGAAGAACAAATCAATCAGATGTCGGGGCAACTGGGCGACTGGGCCAGCAATATCGGCTCATGGGTTCTGACTTTCTTGGGAAGTTTCATTTCAGGAGTCGTTTCACTCGTCCTGGTGCCGTTTTTCTTGATCTATCTTTTGCTGGACCACGAGAAATTCGCGCCGTTTGTGGCCGGTTTCTTTAAAGGGGAACGCAAAACGTGGATCCGCAAAACCTTGAGTGATGTGGACCATACGCTGCAGTCCTACATTCAGGGCCAGCTGTTTGTCAGCTTCCTGGTCGGATTGATGCTATTGATCGGCTATTTGATCATCGATCTCGATTATGCATTGCTGCTTGCGTTGATCGGCATGGTGACCAACGTCATCCCGTTCCTCGGACCTTATATCGCAGTCATTCCGGCAATAATTATTGCCGTAGTCCAAGACCCGATCATGGCGGTCTATGTAGCGATTATCATGCTTATCGCCCAGCAGATTGAAAGCAATCTGATTACGCCGAACGTAATGGGCAATGCGCTTGATGTCCATCCGTTGACCGTCATTACGCTTATTTTGGCAGCTGGGAATATAGCCGGGTTATGGGGAATCATTCTCGCCATCCCTGTTTATGCAGTAATCAAGACGATTGCCAAAAACATCTATGCACGCCGGCAGGAAATTCGTGAAACAGCCACAAAAGAAGTGTGA
- a CDS encoding MarR family winged helix-turn-helix transcriptional regulator: MDGRIKEAVDLFQEVMLYGTERVIKAIDDPLWKEFSPEQMQMLKLISKEKRITSSRLAVLQAVHKSAISSRIKKLLQKEVIRFVQTEQQDRREKLIELTEQGEKVLAQSDKVLTDYIEKLMLEHVNDEEIDQFLTIFRKLKDIIKTDGVS, encoded by the coding sequence TTGGATGGGCGAATAAAAGAAGCCGTTGATTTGTTTCAGGAAGTAATGCTCTATGGAACAGAGCGCGTCATCAAAGCGATTGACGATCCGTTGTGGAAAGAATTTTCCCCAGAACAAATGCAAATGCTGAAGTTAATCAGCAAGGAAAAACGCATCACTTCCAGTAGGTTAGCTGTTTTGCAGGCGGTACATAAAAGTGCGATTTCCAGCAGAATCAAAAAGCTGCTGCAAAAAGAAGTGATCCGCTTTGTTCAAACCGAACAGCAGGACCGGCGTGAAAAATTGATTGAACTGACCGAGCAGGGAGAAAAAGTCCTGGCACAATCAGATAAAGTGCTAACGGATTACATCGAGAAGTTAATGTTGGAGCACGTGAACGATGAAGAAATTGATCAGTTTCTAACGATTTTCCGCAAGTTGAAAGATATTATTAAAACGGATGGAGTGTCATAA